One stretch of Jiangella gansuensis DSM 44835 DNA includes these proteins:
- the hppD gene encoding 4-hydroxyphenylpyruvate dioxygenase translates to MTATDHALTPEERDADLDLEQLRQLVGLVEYDESTDPFPVTAMDAVVFVVGNATQAAHFYQSAFGMELVAYSGPETGNRDHKAFVLKSGSARFVLKGGVVPDSPLLDHHRRHGDGVVDLALEVPDVDRCVAHARAQGATVLEEPYDVSDEHGTVRLAAIATYGETRHTLVDRSRYSGPYLPGYVARSSSHVKRDGAPKRLFQAVDHCVGNVELGKMDYWVDWYRKVMGFVNMAEFVGDDIATEYSALMSKVVANGNHRVKFPLNEPAVAKKKSQIDEYLEFYGEAGCQHIALATNDILTTVDQMRAEGVEFLDTPDAYYDDPELRARIGTVRVPVEELKKRGILVDRDEDGYLLQIFTKPIGDRPTVFYELIERHGSLGFGKGNFKALFESIEREQERRGNL, encoded by the coding sequence ATGACGGCCACTGATCATGCTTTGACCCCCGAAGAGCGCGACGCCGACCTCGACCTCGAACAGCTCAGGCAGCTCGTCGGCCTGGTCGAGTACGACGAGAGCACCGACCCGTTCCCGGTCACCGCCATGGACGCCGTAGTGTTCGTCGTCGGCAACGCCACCCAGGCCGCGCACTTCTACCAGTCCGCGTTCGGCATGGAGTTGGTGGCGTACTCCGGCCCCGAGACCGGCAACCGCGACCACAAGGCGTTCGTGCTCAAGAGCGGCTCGGCGCGGTTCGTGCTCAAGGGCGGAGTCGTCCCGGACAGTCCGCTGCTGGACCACCACCGCCGGCACGGCGACGGTGTCGTCGACCTCGCTCTGGAGGTGCCCGACGTCGACCGGTGCGTCGCGCATGCCCGCGCCCAGGGCGCCACCGTCCTGGAGGAGCCGTACGACGTCTCCGACGAGCACGGCACGGTCCGTCTCGCGGCCATCGCCACGTACGGCGAGACCCGCCACACCCTGGTCGACCGGTCCCGCTACTCCGGCCCCTACCTTCCCGGTTACGTCGCGAGGTCCTCCAGCCACGTCAAGCGCGACGGCGCCCCCAAGCGGCTGTTCCAGGCCGTCGACCACTGCGTCGGGAACGTCGAGCTGGGCAAGATGGACTACTGGGTCGACTGGTACCGCAAGGTCATGGGCTTCGTGAACATGGCCGAGTTCGTCGGCGACGATATCGCCACCGAGTACTCCGCGCTCATGTCGAAGGTCGTGGCCAACGGCAACCACCGGGTGAAGTTCCCGCTCAACGAGCCGGCCGTGGCCAAGAAGAAGTCGCAGATCGACGAGTACCTGGAGTTCTACGGCGAGGCCGGCTGCCAGCACATCGCGCTGGCCACCAACGACATCCTCACCACGGTCGACCAGATGCGCGCCGAGGGAGTGGAGTTCCTCGACACCCCGGACGCCTATTACGACGACCCCGAGCTGCGGGCGCGCATCGGGACCGTCCGAGTGCCGGTCGAGGAGCTGAAGAAGCGCGGCATCCTGGTCGACCGCGACGAGGACGGCTACCTGCTGCAGATCTTCACCAAGCCCATCGGCGACCGCCCGACGGTGTTCTACGAGCTCATCGAGCGGCACGGCTCGCTCGGGTTCGGCAAGGGCAACTTCAAGGCGTTGTTCGAGTCGATCGAGCGCGAGCAGGAGCGCCGCGGGAACCTCTGA
- a CDS encoding M1 family metallopeptidase, translating to MRVRIGAAVAAALLAVTTAVAPAAGAAAGQSSRPSPGEPGAGDPYFPLAGNGGYDAVHYDLDLRYQPPTPAPAPLTGELDGVATITIVPTRHLTRFDLDLRGLEVESVAVRGRPAEFTREGDELIITPKTILPRGKAVDVVVTYGGATGRPTDIEGALYGWVTTRDGAMVASEPEGSMTWFPVNDHPTDKATYDVAVTVPEGLVAVGNGDLVGATTQDGRTTWSWSSREPMASYLVTASVGNYELRQTTTPDGLPLIDAIDRDLPPSATAGLAQTAEMIAFFEGRFGPYPFSSYGAIVDDDSVGYALETQTRPIYSRRATESTVAHELAHQWMGNSVSPARWQDIWLNEGWATYAEWLWAEHDGGPTAAARFDEVMAIPADNSFWQVVVADPGPLGLFAGAVYDRGAATLYALRSQIGADAFDRLSMEWPSRHADSTATTEDFQALAEKVSGQDLAEFFDVWVRTAGKPML from the coding sequence ATGAGAGTACGGATCGGTGCGGCGGTGGCCGCCGCTCTGCTCGCCGTCACGACGGCGGTGGCGCCAGCGGCGGGCGCTGCCGCCGGCCAGTCGTCGCGGCCGTCGCCCGGAGAGCCGGGCGCGGGCGACCCCTACTTCCCGCTCGCCGGCAACGGCGGGTACGACGCCGTCCACTACGACCTCGACCTGCGGTACCAGCCGCCGACCCCGGCGCCCGCGCCGCTGACCGGCGAGCTGGACGGCGTCGCCACCATCACCATCGTCCCGACCCGCCACCTGACCCGCTTCGACCTGGACCTGCGCGGCCTGGAGGTGGAGTCCGTCGCCGTACGAGGGCGGCCGGCGGAGTTCACCCGCGAGGGCGACGAGCTGATCATCACGCCGAAGACCATCCTGCCGCGGGGCAAGGCGGTCGACGTCGTCGTCACGTACGGCGGAGCCACCGGCCGGCCGACAGACATCGAGGGCGCCCTCTACGGCTGGGTCACCACGCGCGACGGCGCCATGGTCGCCAGTGAGCCCGAGGGCTCAATGACCTGGTTCCCGGTGAACGACCACCCGACCGACAAGGCCACTTACGACGTCGCCGTCACGGTCCCGGAGGGCCTGGTCGCGGTGGGCAACGGCGACCTCGTGGGCGCCACGACGCAGGACGGCCGGACCACGTGGTCGTGGTCGTCGCGGGAGCCGATGGCCAGCTACCTGGTGACGGCGTCGGTCGGCAACTACGAGCTACGCCAGACGACCACCCCCGACGGGCTGCCCCTCATCGACGCCATCGACCGCGACCTGCCGCCCTCGGCCACGGCCGGGCTGGCACAGACCGCGGAGATGATCGCGTTCTTCGAGGGACGGTTCGGGCCGTACCCGTTCTCGTCGTACGGTGCCATCGTCGACGACGACAGCGTCGGCTACGCCCTGGAGACCCAGACCCGGCCGATCTACTCGCGCCGCGCCACCGAGAGCACCGTCGCGCACGAACTGGCGCACCAGTGGATGGGCAACTCCGTCAGTCCCGCGCGCTGGCAGGACATCTGGCTCAACGAGGGCTGGGCGACGTACGCGGAATGGCTGTGGGCCGAGCACGACGGCGGACCGACCGCGGCGGCACGGTTCGACGAGGTCATGGCGATCCCGGCCGACAACTCGTTCTGGCAGGTCGTGGTGGCCGATCCCGGCCCGCTGGGGCTGTTCGCGGGCGCCGTCTACGACCGCGGCGCGGCCACCCTGTATGCGCTGCGTTCGCAGATCGGGGCGGACGCCTTCGACCGCCTGTCGATGGAATGGCCGAGCCGGCACGCGGACTCGACGGCGACCACGGAGGATTTCCAGGCACTGGCCGAGAAGGTGTCCGGTCAGGATCTGGCGGAGTTCTTCGACGTCTGGGTGCGGACGGCGGGTAAGCCGATGCTCTAG